A stretch of DNA from Coffea eugenioides isolate CCC68of unplaced genomic scaffold, Ceug_1.0 ScVebR1_363;HRSCAF=1030, whole genome shotgun sequence:
cttttgttGCAGGTTAGTCTTGATGCAATGGTGGTGTTCAAGGAAGTCGCTTCTTcaaacgaaaagtatctccttATCACTGACAGCGAAGGTGACTCTGGTGACAAAGGAACGAAATTATTAGTGCATCCCCCTATACAAGGAAGTTACTCAGGTAAGTGGCCTTCTCACCAGTACCCAGAGTTAAAGAATTGGTCACTCGACCTTCCTCAAGATGATGGCACGAAGGTTCACTCCTTGAAATCCCTTATTCATCATAAGGAGCCAAGGACAACTCCTTTTCAGACCCTTGGCAGGCGGATCATAGATGGAGATGCACATTGGGGTCCTTCCTTGAGACTCAGTGGTGCATTCAGTTACATCGAGAATTATTGGGAGTGGTTGGAGGATATTCTCGGCAGGAACAAACAAGAACTCCGTGAAAATTGCTTGTTTGATGCCTTATATGCTTCGCTTTTCACATATGATAGGAACCTCCATGTACTTAGAGCATTCTGCGAGGCGTGGTGTCCGGACACTAATACCTTGCATACATCTGTTGGAGAACTGTCTCTTTCACTTTGGGACTTGCACAAGTTGGGGGGACTTCCAATCATCGGGGGTATCTATGAAGAGGTAATCCCATGCGCGGAGGAGCTAACTGGGgttaatgaaaagaaattaaggcaTATTCCACAAAGTTGTGAGTATCTGTTCGCAGCCTTACATCATCTCCAACGTGGGGAATCCAACAAAGCTGGAGTTTCTGCTGACCAGTGgattaatttctggtttaaagGCAAAACCAGGTACTCAAAGCCAAAGCAGAGAAGGATAAAGAGGGCATCTCGTGCTCAAGCAACCCAAAATCCGGATGGCGAAATTGGACAACCgcgcaaattttcaagtcaagacaATGGTGTATTTAATACCATCGGAGTTAAACTTCACTTGCGGGAAGAGAGTTATCTTGCAGCGTTTATATCTTGCTGGCTCTGTGTCTTTGTTTTACCAGATGAGGACCCCCACTATATTAGACCATCTACTTTCAAAATGGCTAGTATGATGGCTGCCGGTCGTAAGACTTGCCTTGCTGTTCCTGTCCTGCTAAGCATATACCGTGGGcttgataaaatttcaaactcagcTACCCCAGGATGTGCACGTGCGGCCTTTCCGGTGCACTACGTATATGCTTGGTTAGCGAGTTATTTCTCTACCCATTATTCGACTCCAAATACCATGCCTGGACCTACCATGACCAACTATTCTGGAGAGGGTGGCGCACGATACTTTGATGAAAATAGTGCTTGCGACCTCATTCATCAGGGAGATAAAGTAACTTGGGGAATCACTTCTCTTGTGAAGAATCGCAATGAACTCTTTATTGACGATGGCAAACTAGCAAATCTCGAACTAAGTTATTTTGTAAGCGCCTGCTCAAATTACTTAGTTTTGCATGCTGAAGGGGATTTCCTTGTTGAGCCATATAGTCCATATAGATTCGCGCGACAATTCGGGTTTTATCAAGTTCCTCCACAGGAACTCGGGGCAGATGTGCGTTCCACAAATTATGACTTGAGTCGAATACTCTGGCGCACTGCCATTCGTAGTAAAACAGAGTCAAAGATACTTTTTCCTAGCTATCCCTTGAATGCTAGCAAGCACACATCTTCAGGCTTTCAAACATGGTGGTCTACGGTACATGATGATTATCTCCTCAAAAGGCGTGATACTTTGATTAAGAGTGTCCAATCAAGTGGGGAGCAGAAGAGGTCAAAAGGGAAGGAACTTGCAAACCTGAACAATCTCTCCAAAGTTGATAACAGTCTTGATATGAAACAAAAGACTGTGAGAAAcgagaaggaaattttgaagagttcaAACAACAAGGTTGCTACCCTTGAGAACCTTACCCCTAATGAACAATTTTCGAAGGGTACTTCATTTCGTCTTCCTTCAAAAATTGTGAAAGCCATTGATCATGATTCTTGCAATTCACATGAGAAGAAGAGGAGCGAGCCTTTTGATGAGGAGGATGAACAATCCACTAGCACGGACCAGCATTAGAAGCGCAAGAAGTCCAAGGTAATGACTTTCCCTTTGGATGATATTGGTTTAGATCCTAAAGAACTCTTTAAAGACATTCCGGATATATCTGTGCCTGGTATAAGCCGTGCCAATATTGTAAGGACCCCCCTTGCCTTCTTTAATTTAGCATTTGAAATCTACTTGTCAATTTCATATACATGATTTGTCTCATGACGTTTTCCCTACAGTTGGATGATCAAGACttgatcttcattgatgatgGAGAACCAAGTCAAGTATCAGTTGAAGGACCTACTGCATTTGAACTTTTGGCCAAACAAGTGGTCAGTTCTACCCAACAAATGGGTGCTAGTGAGAATTCCAAAAAGGCAGTAGAGGATGAAAATGTGATTCAGCAAATTACGCCACAGAAGGTGGAACATATGACTCCATCGGCCcaaaagaaactcaaaattttcgaTCCACCATCGTGGCCAAGGGCACCTCAAGTGTCTGAATTTTGCCCCCAAAGTGTGATCTCAACATGCCGTCGAGACTATATCCAAATGTTGTGGAATAACTTGAGGGTGATGATATCTCAAACAGCCTTAGAGCGCATGCCTGCTCTTGAAATGAAAGCAAGCGAAATCATGGAGGAAATGCAAAGTTTCAATGCCACGGATATCTCAAATTTGCAAGACCTTTTAAAGGCTTTCTTTGCAAATGCAGCTCGTTACGTCGCTGTGAAATCTTCCCTCTCAAATAAAATTCCAGTTGAATCATATAATGAGTTGCTTTCTACTGCCACCCAACATCTTAGAGATGCTCAGAGTAAGGAGAAACAACAAGCGGAAAAGATCTCAACGCACATGCTGAAACTTAAGGAGATTGATCGCGAGGAAGTCGAGTTGAGGAAGCGGCTTGAGTTCTTGGATACTCACAGGAAGGAGACACTTTCACGGCTACGAGAAGAGCAAGATGAGCTTACCCGAGTGTAAGGCATGATGGTCGACTTACAAAATGAAGTTCGAAAGATTGAGAATTTCCCGTCCCTACTTGCTGAGGAGAGTCAAACTTTTGACAAGATGCAAGCATTACTTGAAAGCAACCGAAAGGAGCTGTCGTCATTTGAATTCTAGGAATAGTTGCAATCTTTTactttgtttcaaatttcatcttttgttATCTGCTCAAAGCGTGTAGCTATGAGCACAAACATTTCATAATGAAGCTTGATCTCTTTTTTTTCACATCCTTGCAGACGTCcccgtttttccttattctTTCAATAGCCACCATTTTAAGCTATTAATTGCAATACAAACAATTCCATCTTTGCATAAGTttgatcacacttgaaaagGTAATTATCCAAATAATTTAGTAATCTGAATAATACACTTTCAAGTATATACCACAAAATAATTCGAACTGTCTTAAAGAGAACcgctcttcttttttttttttttaacaaaagaaTCATCCGGACAAAGGATTTAGTTTTATATGattgtaactgaacttagaaattgccctctaagctgcctacgtatcccaacagggaatcaagtcacacgtagttcctaCCATTCACAGTTTAAACTCTTGCGGGTCAGGAGTATccttttgtttaccaccttagatttggtggagtgtttcagcagtttaaccacgtgctacactattggtggttgttatccacagttttagctcatgcgggttTGGAGCAACAGGCAGTTTAGACTTATGCGTCGTGGAgtatttcacttttttttttatggcatgTATAGCTTCACGAATTTCCCATTTATAGGACCAACTTTCACGCCATCTTTGTCCACCAATTTGTACGCACCATTCATGTAGACTTCTCGAACAATGTACGGCCCATCCCATTTAGAGACGAATTTGTCTTTAGTGCGATGAGTCATAACTATTGGCCTTCGAACGGCAAGTACCATGTCCCCGACTTGAAAGGAGCGATGTCGAACTTTCTTATTAAAAGCTCTAGAGAGACGGGTTTGATAGCACTCCAGATTTTGTTGGGCCTCCAATCTCTTCTCATCCAAAGCTTCCAATTCTTCAAGGCGCAGGCGAACATTTTCTTCCTCCGTGAGCCCTTCTTGGATAGCGATTCTCAAAGAAGGAATTTGTTGCTCAAGGGGCAGAACAGCTTCTACACCATAGACCAAGGCATATGGTGTGGCTTGCGTCGGAGTTCGGTATGTGGTGCGATAGGCCCAAAGAGTTTCGCCTAACCTTTCGTGCCAATCCTTCTTTGACTTTGCCACCACTTTCTTCAACAAGTTACATAAAGTTTTGTTGAATGCCTCTGCAAGACCATTGGCGGGGGCATTATACATGGAGGACTTGCGTTGCTTGAGATTaaatttctcacataacttATCCATCAAGCCATTGGAGAAGGATTTTCCATTATCAGTGATAATGTACCGGGGAACTCCATAACGGTAAATAATATTCACACGAATAAAATTCACCACATCTTCCTTTCTAACTTGCTTGAGCGGTATGGCTTCAGTCCACTTAGAAAAGTAGTCGGTCGCAGCCAGTATACATAAGTGTTGACCGGACGACTTTGGTAATGGCCTCACAACATCAAGGCCCCAAGCATCAAAAGGCCAAGAAGCAACGGTCGGGTGTAACGGCTCGGGTGGTTGATGAATGTAATTTGCATGAAACTGGCAAGTTTGACATCTTTGAGCATATTCTATGCAATCTTTGACCATAGTAGGCCAATAGTAGCCCATCCTTTTAATCCGAAAATGTAACTTGGGACCGGATTGATGTGCTTCACATATTCCAGAATGTGCCTCGTGCATCGCCCGATATGCCTCGTCTTCGCTCAGACAGCGCAACAGTACACCTTCAAATGATCTTCGGTACAGCGTGTCTTTGTACAAGATAAAACGAGGGGCTCGACGACGGATGTCAGTTCTTCTACGTTGCTCCTCAGGTAATTTTTGATACTTGAGATAATCAACGAGAGGTTATCTCCAATCTTCTTTGTCAATTTCATAGGTTGAGAGCACATGAGCGTCGCCTCCTTCAATATTTTCATCATCAATTAGTGATGGAACTACCCACTTTTGACATACACGAACTTGTATCTCATGATCCGGCATGGCAAGCGAAGAGGCTAGCACAGCTAATGCATCAGCTTGCTTATTTTCCTTTCTAGGAACATGCTTAATACTTGCACCTCCAAGCCGCTTCATAAGTCGCGTTGCATATTTGTGATACGAAATTAACTCGGACTTTTTGATTTCATAACTCCCTAAGAGTTGGTTAACCACCAATTGAGAGTCACCATAGATTTGAAGTTCCAACTGCTCCATGTCAACAGCTATTTCAAGTCCGAGTATGAGAGCTTGGTACTCAGCGACATTATTTGAACAATGTTGACTTAGGGTAAAAGAGTATAACAATATCCCTCCATCAGGAGTCACAAATACAATCCCCGCTCCAACCCCATGACGATGAGCAGCACCATCAAAATACATTTTCCATGGTGGACGAATCTCAATAAGGAGTACATCCTCATCTGGTAGTTCATCACTTAACTCCCATTCAGCAGGTATAGGGTGATCAGCAAGAAAATCCGCCAGAACTTGTCCTTTCACAGCTTTCTGAGGCACATAAATAATCTCAAACTGTTGTAGCTGAAGATACCATCTAGCTAGACGGTCAGACAGCACCGGCCTGCTCATCACATATTTTATAGGATTCGCCCTGGAAATGAGCCTCACACTATGCGCTTGAAAGTAGTGCTTTAACTTCTGTATTGCAAAAATAAGGGCTAAACACAACTTTTCAATTGGCGAGTAGTTTAGTTCGTTGGGGGTCATCATTCTGCTTAAATAATAAAGGGCAACCtcctttccttcattatttgcTTGAGCGAGCAATGCCCCCACCGACCGTTCTTGGGCAGCAATATAAAGGAGTAATGGCTTTCCATGAATAGGTGCAGCCAACACAGGTGCTTTCATAAGATAAGACTTAATGCTATTGAATGCATTACTACATGCCTCATCCCATTGAAATGGCACATCTTTTTTCATCAAGCGACTAAATGGTTGACACCTCCCTGCTAAATTTGAGATAAATCTCCTCAGATAAGCTAATCGCCCTTGAAGACTTTTCAATTCATGAATGTCACGAGGTTCAGGCATCCTCAATATAGCATCAATTTTGGCCTGATCAATTTCAATGCCTCGATGGCGaaccacaaaaccaagaaatttttcCGACGTGACTCCGAATGCACACTTGAGAGGGTTCATTTTGAGTTGATACCTTCTCAACCGATCGAAAACTTGTCTCAAATCTTCCAAGtgattacttcttttttttgatTTCACAACTAAATCATCCACATAACACTCGATATTCTTATGAAGCATGTCGTCAAAGATACTTTGCATTGCTCTTTGATATGTGGCACCAGCATTTTTGAGACCAAAGGGCATCACTTTATAACAATAAATACCCTTAGGAGTACGAAATGCAGTGAGCTCCTCATCCTCCGGTGCCAATCAAATTTGATTATATCCAGAAGAGCCATCCATAAATGACAGAACTTCATGCCCAGTAGTTGCATCAATCATGAGTTCAGTGATCGGTAAAGGAAAGTCATCTTTGGGACAAGCATTGTTAACATCCCTGAAATCGACGCAGATGCGGATTTGTCCATTTTTCTTTCGCACAGGCACGATACTCGAAATCCATGTGGGATATTTAACTTCACGAATAAACTCGGCTTCAATGAGTTTATTGACTTCCATTTCGATCAACGGAATCAAATCAGGTCTAAATCGCCGTTGTGCTTGCTTCACAGGTCGAACTCCCTTTTTAACAGCCAAATGGTGGACGGCCACTTTTGGATCTAAACCCAGCATTTCTTTATAAGTCCATGCAAAAATATCTTGATACTCCCGCAAGAGTTTAATATATGCCTTCTCTTCGTCAGGACTCAGTGAAGCACTTATGTATATTGGACGCGGGTCCTCTGAAGTACCAAGATTGATCTCCTTTAGATCATCCACAGTAGCCTTAACACCTTCCTCCAATTCAGGTGGAGCGTCTTCaacatcttcttcttcttcaggcGAGTCACCGTCAATTAtggttatatgattgcatgaaGCAACACTCTCTTCATCATCCTCTTTTGGTCTTGTGTACACCACGGTATGCTCCCTGACCCTCAATTCAGTCCCACACTTTATTACAAGGTCTGTACATCTTCTCATTCTCGAAGGAATGATGCTACCAAATTTATGAGGACAATCAGAAGGTTCTTCAAGATTTTGCAATGACTTTGCCATTTTTCCTTTACTCTTATGAGAGTTTTGAGATTTGTCTTTTTTGTGGTCCTAATCTCTTAAAAACAGATACCCGTGGAATTTTATTCTCCTTTTCGTGAAAAGCTTGAGATTTACCAACTATTTGAGAAGACTCATCCTCTACAGCAATATATTGGCTACTAACTCTATTGATCTTGATGCGGATTGGTGTAGGAGAGGAGTAGCCAAGGCCAAATTTGGGATTTTCAATGGCGTATCCCTTTTCCTTCAACATCTTTTGGGTAGGATTCAACTCATGAATCATGTCACTGGTAGATTGACGGGATGAAACATTTAACACCGCAGATTCTTTGAGATCGTATCCAGCCTTAGCGAGAAGCTTATAAGCGAtaggatcaaaaccttctttaGTTCTTGACTTTAATATGGTGTCTTGttcaatttcaaattctttGCTTAAAAAGTTAGACCTTTTAAGTTGAGAAGATGACGCCTTTTTTGTATCAAGATGAGCTACCGGAAGAGTCAAATCTTTTAGAGTTTCATGCTGAATTGCAGGTGACTGTCCCTGTTCCATTCTTGATTTGGGAGGGCAGCGAAAGACAACTGATTCATTGTTTGGTAATGAAATATCAGTTTCTTCATGAACTTCCTCTTTTGATTTCGAAGTCATCACTTTCTCCCCTTTTGCATTTGGAGATTTGGGGTTCTGGATTTTATCCCGAGATAGAGGTTGTTCAGTTTTATCCTTCGCAATGTGCCTTCTGATGTAAAATTTGGCATCGGCGATATATGCTTCCGCCTCAGTGAAAGGATTATCATCAGCTTTCACACTTCTTGCCACCCTGTTTT
This window harbors:
- the LOC113758101 gene encoding uncharacterized protein LOC113758101; translation: MAKSLQNLEEPSDCPHKFGSIIPSRMRRCTDLVIKCGTELRVREHTVVYTRPKEDDEESVASCNHITIIDGDSPEEEEDVEDAPPELEEGVKATVDDLKEINLGTSEDPRPIYISASLSPDEEKAYIKLLREYQDIFAWTYKEMLGLDPKVAVHHLAVKKGVRPVKQAQRRFRPDLIPLIEMEVNKLIEAEFIREVKYPTWISSIVPVRKKNGQIRICVDFRDVNNACPKDDFPLPITELMIDATTGHEVLSFMDGSSGYNQI